In the genome of Microbacterium paraoxydans, the window CGCCTCGTGCACCGCGTGGTCGGGGTCGCTGAGCAGCGGGAACGTGAGGCTGTCGCGGTCGCGGAAGGCGGCGAGCTTCGCCGGCTCGTCCCGCGAGACGCCGACGACCTGATACCCGGCGCCCTGCAGCGACGAGATGCTGTCGCGGAAGTCGCAGGCCTCCGTCGTGCACCCCGGCGTCATGGCGGCCGGGTAGAAGTACAGCACCGTCTTCGTGCCGCGCAGATCGGCCAGGCGGACGGTGTTCCCGTCCTGGTCGAGCAGGGAGAAGTCGGGGGCGGCGGTTCCGGTTTCCAGGCGTTCGGTCACGGCCCCAGCTTATCGTCCGGGGGGCTGCTCCGCCTTGTCGGCGAAGGTCTGCAGGAGGCGCTGCAGCGAGTCGAGGCGAGCGCGTCCGGTCTCGCTCAGCTCGCCGCGGTCCGCCGCCTCGATGAGGGCGCAGTCGGGAGCGTCGGGGAGGTGGGTGCAGCCGCGCGGGCAGTCCTCCGCGATGACGGCGAGCTCGGTGAAGGCGGCGAGGATGTTCGCGGGGTCGACGTGCCCGAGGCCGAAGGAGCGGACACCGGGGGTGTCGATGACCCAGCCGGAGCCGTCGGCGCTCTCGTAGCGCAGCGAGACGGTGGAGGAGGAGGTGTGTCGCCCGCGGCCGGTGACCTGGTTCACGTGTCCGGTGGCGCGGCCCGCGGTGGGCACCAGGGCGTTCACCAGCGTCGACTTGCCGACACCGGAGTGTCCGACGAACACCGTCGAGTGGCCGATGAGTGCGGCGCCGATCTCGTCGACCGGCATCTCGTCCTGTGCGCTCGTGAACACACGGAGGTCGAGGCCCTCGAAGTGCGCGAGGAAGGGGGCGGGGTCGGCGAGATCGGTCTTCGTCACGACGAGGAGCGGGCGGATACCGGCGTCCAGGGCCGCGACGAGATAGCGGTCGACGAGCCGGGCACGCGGCTCCGGGTCGGCGGCGGCCACGACGACGAGCATCTGGTCCGCGTTCGCGACGATCACCCGCTCGACCTCGTCGGTGTCGTCGGCGCTGCGGCGGAGGAGCGAGGTGCGCTCGACGATGCCCACGATCCGGCCGAGCGTGCCCTCGTCGCCCGAGGTGTCGCCGACGACGCGGGCCCGGTCGCCCGTGACGATCGGCGTGCGCCGCAGCTCTCGCGCGCGGGCGGCGGTGATCGTACGCTCCTGCGCGGTGTCCTCGTCGAGGAGCACGGAGTACCGGCCACGGTCGACGCCCAGGACGCGGCCGATCTGCGCGTCCTCGTGCGCGGGGCGTCGCTTGGTGCGGGGACGGTTGGCCTTCGGGTTCGGCCGGGTGCGGATGCTGCTCTCGTCGTAGTCCTCGAAGTCGTCTTCGAGGTCGTCGGCGTCGTTCAGCCAGCTCACCCGTCAGCCTCGCAGCATCCGCTCCCAGAGCATGGTGAACTCCGGGAGGGTCTTGGCGGTGGTACCGATGTCATCGATGATCACGTCGGGGACGCGGAGGCCGATGAGCGCGCCGGTCGTCGCCATCCGGTGATCGTGGTGCGCGGCCCAGGTACCGCCCCGGAGCGGGCCGGGAACGATGCGGATGCCGTCGGGGAGCTCCTCGGCGGTCCCGCCGAGCGCGCGCAGGTTCCCGACGAGCGCCGCGATCCGGTCGGTCTCGTGGAGGCGGATGTGGCCGATGCCGCGGATGGTCGTGGGGCCGTCGGCGAAGGCCGCGAGACCGACGAGGGTCGGCGTCAGCTCGCTGGCGGCGGAGAGATCGAGATCCAGTCCGCGGATTCCGGACCCTGCCCGCACGGTGAGCACCCCGCCGTGACGGCTGACGTGCGCACCCGCCGCCTGCAGGATCTCGGGGAGCAGCGCTCCGGGCTGGGTCGAGTGCGCCGGCCAGCCGGTGATCGCGACGGAGCCTCCGGCGACGAGGGCCGCCGCGAGGAACGGGGCGGCGTTGGAGAGATCCGGCTCGATCGGGATCTC includes:
- the bcp gene encoding thioredoxin-dependent thiol peroxidase, with the protein product MTERLETGTAAPDFSLLDQDGNTVRLADLRGTKTVLYFYPAAMTPGCTTEACDFRDSISSLQGAGYQVVGVSRDEPAKLAAFRDRDSLTFPLLSDPDHAVHEAYGAWGEKMNYGKVVEGVIRSTFVLDEDGVVTSAQYNVKATGHVARLRKQLGIDA
- the rsgA gene encoding ribosome small subunit-dependent GTPase A, translating into MSWLNDADDLEDDFEDYDESSIRTRPNPKANRPRTKRRPAHEDAQIGRVLGVDRGRYSVLLDEDTAQERTITAARARELRRTPIVTGDRARVVGDTSGDEGTLGRIVGIVERTSLLRRSADDTDEVERVIVANADQMLVVVAAADPEPRARLVDRYLVAALDAGIRPLLVVTKTDLADPAPFLAHFEGLDLRVFTSAQDEMPVDEIGAALIGHSTVFVGHSGVGKSTLVNALVPTAGRATGHVNQVTGRGRHTSSSTVSLRYESADGSGWVIDTPGVRSFGLGHVDPANILAAFTELAVIAEDCPRGCTHLPDAPDCALIEAADRGELSETGRARLDSLQRLLQTFADKAEQPPGR